Proteins found in one Oncorhynchus mykiss isolate Arlee chromosome 17, USDA_OmykA_1.1, whole genome shotgun sequence genomic segment:
- the LOC110493484 gene encoding coiled-coil domain-containing protein 85A, with protein sequence MEKASQPQLSLSITKSESPAEDISNIQDEDLLKWTKEDLVRRLRRSETDKISVILDHSNLIREVNRSLQLHLNEIRGLKDINQKLQEDNRELRDLCCFLDDDRQKGKRVSREWQRLGRYSASIMRKEVTLYLQKLKELEVRQDEVVRENLDLKELCLLLDEEKGGGGGGGGGGGVGVGGVGGGGCVVGVAGGCRNSIDSQSSLLLVPGTGLLMRDVGDGSSTSSAGSADSSDHPHHKQLHLVTHAGSLGGGGTGSPEHLQKPRAGSVSGEREIPSSPEPPHPQGRHRSTSLEYPYAMPQLCRPRCGSISVPDHTHSARSMRGLSPEKYGRNVGRRSPESQHPSTKHHHLHSSDLLLSQKQQHLLGSGQGGSAGELYQRHHRGSIGGGSCCGSPEPRQAHLGLGTPEHQHHEKGCVMSAGGSPETHRHQYSGSPDHMKFGSPGREVQKRPATAEELSPHHRSIYNGMNALMSAGCCTTNCRNVKLWDSFDASS encoded by the exons ATGGAAAAAGCTAGTCAGCCACAGCTTTCGCTGTCCATAACAAAGAGTGAAAGTCCAGCGGAGGACATCTCAAATATACAGGACGAGGACCTTCTCAAGTGGACCAAAGAGGATTTGGTGCGGCGGCTCCGGCGGTCTGAAACCGATAAAATTAGCGTGATACTGGACCACAGCAATCTGATCCGCGAGGTCAATCGCAGCCTCCAGCTACACTTGAACGAAATAAGAGGGCTGAAG gacatCAACCAGAAACTGCAGGAGGACAACCGGGAGCTGAGGGACCTGTGTTGCTTCCTGGATGACGACCGTCAGAAGGGCAAGCGGGTGTCCAGGGAGTGGCAGCGACTGGGGCGCTACAGCGCCTCCATCATGAGGAAGGAGGTGACGTTGTACCTTCAGAAGCTCAAGGAGCTGGAGGTGCGGCAGGACGAGGTGGTCCGGGAGAACCTGGATCTCAAAGAACTCTGTTTGTTACTCGACGAGGagaaaggtggaggaggaggaggaggaggtggtggaggggtgggggTTGGTGGTGTAGGAGGGGGAGGTTGTGTGGTGGGGGTGGCAGGAGGGTGTAGGAATTCTATCGATAGCCAGAGTAGTTTGTTGCTGGTCCCCGGGACAGGGTTGTTGATGAGGGACGTGGGGGATGGTAGTAGTACGTCTAGCGCGGGGAGCGCCGACAGCTCCGATCACCCCCACCACAAGCAGCTCCACCTGGTTACACACGCCGGTAGCCTCGGGGGCGGTGGAACTGGGAGCCCGGAGCATCTCCAAAAGCCCCGGGCTGGCAGTGTGAGTGGAGAACGTGAGATCCCCTCCAGCCCTGAACCTCCTCACCCCCAGGGCAGGCACCGTAGCACCAGCCTGGAGTATCCCTACGCCATGCCCCAGCTCTGCCGACCCCGCTGCGGCTCCATCTCGGTGCCCGACCACACCCATAGCGCCCGTTCCATGCGGGGGCTCAGCCCAGAGAAGTACGGCCGCAACGTGGGACGCCGGAGCCCCGAGTCCCAGCACCCATCCACCAAGCACCACCACCTCCACAGCTCCGACCTGCTTCTCTCCCAGAAACAGCAGCACCTCCTGGGGTCGGGTCAGGGCGGCAGCGCCGGGGAGCTCTACCAGAGGCACCACAGGGGGAGCATCGGGGGCGGTAGCTGCTGTGGAAGCCCCGAGCCCAGACAGGCACATCTAGGGTTGGGGACGCCAGAGCACCAGCACCATGAGAAGGGCTGTGTGATGTCAGCCGGGGGCAGTCCAGAGACTCACAGGCACCAGTATAGTGGGAGTCCAGACCACATGAAGTTCGGCAGCCCTGGGAGAGAGGTACAGAAGAGACCGGCCACTGCTGAAGAGCTGTCACCGCATCACAGGAGCATCTATAACGGCATGAACG